A stretch of Catenulispora sp. GP43 DNA encodes these proteins:
- the yaaA gene encoding peroxide stress protein YaaA, translating into MLILLPPSEGKAPDGDGPAVDLAALAFPQLAKTRKALMAELARVAKGREAAALEVLGLSPNQAGELAADRQLATAPTLPAADRYTGVLYDALDLPGLRREDPAAFARAEERVLTFSGLWGVVRPGDAIPAYRCSGGVTLPKAGPVARLWRAALTPALAPAVATGLVVDLRSSMYAGMWKAPATAAERTATVRVLHERIVDGVAKRSVVSHFNKATKGRLARALLVGDVVVDTPKELAEALQDLGLRTETAAPARPGTAWTIDVVVDSVA; encoded by the coding sequence GTGCTGATCCTGCTCCCGCCCTCCGAAGGCAAGGCCCCCGACGGCGACGGCCCCGCGGTCGACCTGGCCGCGCTGGCCTTCCCCCAGCTCGCCAAGACCCGCAAAGCCCTGATGGCCGAGCTGGCCCGGGTGGCCAAGGGCCGCGAGGCGGCGGCGCTGGAGGTGCTGGGCCTGTCGCCGAACCAGGCCGGCGAGCTGGCCGCCGACCGGCAGCTGGCCACGGCCCCGACGCTGCCGGCCGCCGACCGGTACACCGGCGTCCTCTACGACGCGCTGGACCTGCCCGGCCTGCGCCGCGAGGACCCGGCGGCGTTCGCGCGCGCCGAGGAGCGGGTGCTGACGTTCTCCGGGCTGTGGGGCGTGGTGCGGCCCGGCGACGCGATCCCGGCGTATCGCTGCTCCGGCGGCGTGACGCTGCCGAAGGCCGGGCCGGTGGCCAGGCTCTGGCGCGCCGCGCTCACCCCGGCACTGGCCCCGGCGGTCGCCACGGGGCTGGTGGTGGACCTGCGCTCGTCGATGTACGCGGGGATGTGGAAGGCGCCGGCCACGGCCGCCGAGCGCACCGCGACCGTGCGGGTGCTGCACGAGCGGATCGTGGACGGCGTGGCCAAGCGCAGCGTGGTGAGCCACTTCAACAAGGCGACGAAGGGCCGGCTGGCCCGGGCCCTGCTGGTCGGGGATGTCGTGGTCGACACCCCGAAGGAACTCGCCGAGGCGTTGCAGGACCTGGGGCTGCGCACCGAGACCGCGGCGCCGGCCAGGCCGGGGACGGCGTGGACGATCGACGTGGTGGTCGACTCAGTGGCCTGA